In Symmachiella dynata, the following are encoded in one genomic region:
- a CDS encoding 7-carboxy-7-deazaguanine synthase QueE, translating into MQISEIFHSVQGEGRYSGEPSVFVRTSGCNLRCWFCDTPYTSWNPEGENRSWDAIVEDVLQYDCTHVVITGGEPMLQAEVQPLAAALREQGKFITVETAGTVDLLLQADLMSISPKLSNSVPSLEQAGEWRARHERDRHRPQVIRRLLRDYDYQFKFVIDHPNDLDEVEAYLAEIPEAESRHVWLMPQAVTAEALTEKSPWVEAAAGQRGYQFTSRLHIELYGNVRGK; encoded by the coding sequence GTGCAGATATCCGAGATTTTTCATTCCGTGCAAGGCGAAGGCCGCTACAGTGGCGAGCCGTCGGTTTTTGTGCGCACCTCCGGATGCAATCTGCGGTGTTGGTTTTGCGATACCCCGTATACCTCGTGGAATCCGGAAGGGGAGAATCGCTCGTGGGATGCGATTGTGGAGGACGTTCTGCAATACGATTGCACGCATGTGGTGATCACCGGGGGAGAGCCGATGCTGCAGGCCGAGGTCCAGCCGTTGGCGGCGGCACTGCGTGAACAAGGAAAATTCATCACGGTGGAGACGGCCGGGACGGTCGATTTGTTGCTGCAGGCGGATTTGATGTCGATCAGTCCCAAACTCTCAAACTCCGTGCCCAGCCTGGAACAGGCCGGGGAATGGCGGGCGCGACACGAGCGCGACCGACATCGTCCGCAAGTCATTCGCCGGTTGTTGCGGGACTATGATTACCAGTTCAAATTCGTAATCGATCACCCCAATGATCTTGACGAGGTGGAGGCGTATTTGGCGGAGATTCCCGAAGCGGAGTCCCGCCATGTCTGGCTGATGCCGCAAGCGGTCACAGCTGAGGCTTTAACAGAGAAGTCGCCATGGGTCGAAGCGGCAGCGGGACAGCGGGGCTACCAGTTTACCTCGCGGCTGCACATTGAGCTGTATGGGAATGTGCGGGGGAAGTGA
- a CDS encoding sensor histidine kinase → MSYRTFKRLLGETSLERKCRFLFGGGLLILIVGSFAFYGHRTANLLYEQHEITGEMLTQTIMTYEHPVWVKQKEAKESESDKEAESNEQPGPDDETELDQALPSDAIHKVKVPEFSTDLTWAVRSPDVQDTERPKDFKGHQAMTYLLQNKDAANVHRSDANSAYKFYGAVRATTACIACHQHADKQEGDLLGMVEITFPAHQTEKKLAENDAILLATAIATAFLAMVAAYAIVRYVIVKPVLHLKDVSDQIARGMLDLRADIRTGDEFEELSHAFNRMLRHLVAVQEELRHVNGSLDAKVDELAQVNMRLFEMNNLKNDFLTTMSHELRTPLNSILGFSDVLTGSANINEKQKRYLHNIQSAGKDLLAMINDILDLAKIESGKMELHLADFPIDETIERLVGMLSPLAEKKNISLNYEVDPRLPVLRQDPGKLQQIIYNLLSNAIKFTPEGGRVRIAVTATDNDQLELTVDDTGVGIPLEDQETIFEKFRQGNTAPGANNALTREFAGTGLGLSIVKELSKLLGGEVSLLSELGKGSTFTVTVPTHLADQPDQLDESRAQQAIDLSKLRRVDYGLLEIAGKEAGSPPEGS, encoded by the coding sequence ATGTCTTACCGAACTTTCAAACGTCTGCTCGGGGAAACCAGCTTGGAACGGAAGTGCCGTTTCTTGTTTGGGGGCGGTCTGTTGATTCTGATCGTGGGCAGTTTCGCGTTTTACGGCCATCGCACGGCGAATCTGTTGTATGAGCAGCATGAAATCACGGGCGAAATGCTGACCCAGACAATCATGACCTATGAGCACCCGGTTTGGGTGAAGCAAAAGGAAGCCAAAGAATCCGAGTCGGACAAAGAGGCGGAATCCAACGAGCAGCCTGGACCGGACGACGAGACGGAGCTAGACCAAGCACTGCCAAGTGATGCGATACACAAGGTGAAGGTGCCTGAGTTTTCGACGGATCTGACCTGGGCGGTGCGGTCACCGGATGTGCAGGATACGGAGCGCCCCAAGGATTTCAAAGGGCACCAGGCGATGACGTATTTGTTGCAGAATAAGGATGCAGCCAACGTTCACCGAAGCGACGCCAATAGCGCTTACAAGTTTTATGGTGCTGTCCGTGCAACCACGGCCTGCATCGCCTGCCATCAACATGCGGACAAGCAAGAGGGTGATTTGTTGGGCATGGTGGAGATCACCTTTCCGGCACATCAAACCGAAAAGAAGCTGGCCGAGAACGATGCCATCTTGTTGGCGACCGCCATCGCGACCGCCTTTTTGGCCATGGTGGCGGCCTATGCCATCGTGCGGTACGTCATCGTGAAACCGGTGTTGCACCTTAAGGATGTCAGTGACCAAATCGCCCGCGGCATGCTTGATTTGCGAGCGGACATCCGCACGGGGGATGAGTTTGAGGAACTGAGTCATGCTTTCAACCGCATGTTGCGGCATCTGGTGGCGGTGCAAGAGGAACTGCGGCACGTCAACGGCAGTCTGGACGCCAAGGTTGACGAATTAGCGCAAGTGAACATGCGGCTGTTCGAGATGAACAACCTCAAAAACGATTTCTTGACCACAATGAGCCATGAACTGCGAACGCCGCTCAACAGTATTCTGGGCTTCAGCGACGTATTGACCGGGTCGGCGAACATCAACGAGAAGCAGAAGCGTTATCTGCACAATATTCAAAGCGCCGGCAAAGATTTGTTGGCGATGATCAATGACATTTTGGACCTCGCGAAAATCGAGAGTGGGAAAATGGAATTGCATCTCGCCGATTTTCCGATCGACGAGACGATTGAACGGCTCGTGGGCATGCTCAGCCCGTTGGCGGAGAAGAAGAACATCTCGCTGAACTACGAGGTCGATCCGCGCTTGCCGGTTCTGCGTCAAGATCCGGGGAAATTGCAGCAGATCATCTACAATTTGCTCTCCAATGCTATTAAGTTCACTCCCGAAGGGGGCCGCGTGCGGATCGCGGTGACAGCGACCGATAACGACCAATTGGAATTGACGGTCGACGATACCGGCGTGGGGATTCCGTTGGAGGATCAAGAAACGATCTTCGAAAAGTTTCGCCAGGGCAACACCGCGCCCGGTGCGAACAATGCGCTCACGCGAGAATTCGCGGGAACCGGATTGGGGCTTTCGATTGTTAAGGAGCTCTCGAAGTTGCTGGGGGGCGAAGTGTCGCTGTTGAGCGAATTGGGCAAGGGGAGCACATTTACTGTGACGGTGCCGACGCATCTCGCGGACCAACCGGACCAATTGGACGAATCCCGCGCCCAACAAGCCATCGACTTGTCCAAGCTCCGCCGCGTCGATTACGGCTTGTTGGAGATCGCCGGCAAGGAAGCTGGATCGCCGCCGGAAGGCTCGTAG